A genomic region of Paroedura picta isolate Pp20150507F chromosome 4, Ppicta_v3.0, whole genome shotgun sequence contains the following coding sequences:
- the DLGAP4 gene encoding disks large-associated protein 4 isoform X4: MALCLELFKQCSACLVGYKKTPPPVPPRTTSKPFISVTVQSSTESAQDNYLDNQDHKSEVNSQSGLSNSSDSLDSTRPPSVTRGSIVIPAREPPELPEKNAALKSDKGTLTNDEPKAENIPKRKLSSIGIQVDCLQPVAKEEPPPPATKFQSIGVQVEDEWRNSRSRSMSTKQDTDSDTQEPNNSSCKSSERSLADCPPCNNSNSLDASTRQTAMPSQIQRNLSYGDSNDPALEPSSLPPPDPWLETSTNTPSEPTQPGACRRDGYWFQKLLQAETERLEGWCRQMDQETKENNLSEEVLGKVLSAVGSAQLLMSQKFQQFRGLCDQNLNPNSNPRPTAQDLAGFWDLLQLSIEDISMKFDELYHLKANGWQLAETPEKKEEKKAPPPVPKKPAKSKAQLNRDKASDSVDKQRQEARKRLMAAKRAASVRQNSATESADSIEIYVPEAQTRL; this comes from the exons GTTCGGCATGTCTAGTGGGCTATAAAAAGACTCCGCCACCAGTCCCACCACGGACCACCTCCAAGCCGTTCATCTCTGTCACGGTGCAGAGCAGCACCGAATCGGCTCAGGACAACTACCTAGACAACCAGGACCACAAGAGTGAGGTCAACAGCCAGTCGGGATTGAGCAATTCTTCAGACAGCTTAGATAGTACCAGACCACCCAGTGTGACCAGAGGCAGCATCGTGATTCCAGCCAGAGAGCCTCCTGAATTACCGGAGAAAAATGCAGCCTTGAAAAGCGACAAAGGAACGCTGACCAACGACGAGCCGAAGGCGGAGAATATCCCCAAAAGGAAGTTGTCATCTATAGGAATACAA GTTGACTGCCTTCAGCCTGTGGCAAAAGAGGAGCCCCCTCCACCAGCCACCAAATTCCAGTCCATCGGGGTACAGGTAGAGGACGAGTGGCG CAACAGCCGCTCCCGCAGCATGTCCACCAAGCAGGACACAGATTCTGACACACAAGAACCGAATAACTCTAGCTGTAAATCATCTGAGAGAAGCCTTGCTGATTGCCCGCCGTGCAACAATTCCAACAGCCTTGATGCCAGTACGAGGCAAACAGCTATGCCCTCCCAGATCCAGAGAAACCTCTCCTATGGAGACAGCAATGATCCAGCCCTAGaaccttcctctcttcctcctccggaCCCTTGGCTTGAGACTTCCACCAACACTCCATCAGAACCAACCCAGCCAGGAGCTTGCCGAAGGGACGGGTACTGGTTTCAGAAACTACTGCAAGCGGAGACGGAAAGATTAGAAGGATGGTGTCGTCAGATGGACCAAGAGACCAAAGAGAACAATCTCTCTGAAGAAG tcTTAGGTAAAGTCCTCAGTGCAGTGGGCAGTGCACAGTTATTAATGTCCCAGAAATTCCAGCAATTCCGTGGCCTCTGTGACCAAAACTTG AACCCTAATTCCAATCCCAGGCCCACAGCACAGGACCTTGCTGGTTTTTGGGATCTCTTACAATTGTCCATCGAAGACATCAGCATGAAATTTGATGAGTTGTACCACCTAAAAGCTAATGGCTGGCAGTTGGCAGAGACACCAGAGAAGAAA GAAGAGAAGAAAGCGCCCCCACCTGTGCCAAAGAAGCCAGCCAAATCTAAAGCGCAGCTAAATCGGGACAAGGCCTCCGACTCAGTGGATAAACAGCGCCAGGAAGCTCGCAAGCGACTGATGGCAGCAAAGCGTGCTGCCTCGGTCCGACAGAACTCTGCCACGGAGAGTGCGGACAGCATTGAAATCTACGTCCCTGAGGCACAGACCCGTCTTTGA
- the DLGAP4 gene encoding disks large-associated protein 4 isoform X5 gives MSTKQDTDSDTQEPNNSSCKSSERSLADCPPCNNSNSLDASTRQTAMPSQIQRNLSYGDSNDPALEPSSLPPPDPWLETSTNTPSEPTQPGACRRDGYWFQKLLQAETERLEGWCRQMDQETKENNLSEEVLGKVLSAVGSAQLLMSQKFQQFRGLCDQNLNPNSNPRPTAQDLAGFWDLLQLSIEDISMKFDELYHLKANGWQLAETPEKKEEKKAPPPVPKKPAKSKAQLNRDKASDSVDKQRQEARKRLMAAKRAASVRQNSATESADSIEIYVPEAQTRL, from the exons ATGTCCACCAAGCAGGACACAGATTCTGACACACAAGAACCGAATAACTCTAGCTGTAAATCATCTGAGAGAAGCCTTGCTGATTGCCCGCCGTGCAACAATTCCAACAGCCTTGATGCCAGTACGAGGCAAACAGCTATGCCCTCCCAGATCCAGAGAAACCTCTCCTATGGAGACAGCAATGATCCAGCCCTAGaaccttcctctcttcctcctccggaCCCTTGGCTTGAGACTTCCACCAACACTCCATCAGAACCAACCCAGCCAGGAGCTTGCCGAAGGGACGGGTACTGGTTTCAGAAACTACTGCAAGCGGAGACGGAAAGATTAGAAGGATGGTGTCGTCAGATGGACCAAGAGACCAAAGAGAACAATCTCTCTGAAGAAG tcTTAGGTAAAGTCCTCAGTGCAGTGGGCAGTGCACAGTTATTAATGTCCCAGAAATTCCAGCAATTCCGTGGCCTCTGTGACCAAAACTTG AACCCTAATTCCAATCCCAGGCCCACAGCACAGGACCTTGCTGGTTTTTGGGATCTCTTACAATTGTCCATCGAAGACATCAGCATGAAATTTGATGAGTTGTACCACCTAAAAGCTAATGGCTGGCAGTTGGCAGAGACACCAGAGAAGAAA GAAGAGAAGAAAGCGCCCCCACCTGTGCCAAAGAAGCCAGCCAAATCTAAAGCGCAGCTAAATCGGGACAAGGCCTCCGACTCAGTGGATAAACAGCGCCAGGAAGCTCGCAAGCGACTGATGGCAGCAAAGCGTGCTGCCTCGGTCCGACAGAACTCTGCCACGGAGAGTGCGGACAGCATTGAAATCTACGTCCCTGAGGCACAGACCCGTCTTTGA